Proteins encoded in a region of the Cupriavidus pauculus genome:
- a CDS encoding Bug family tripartite tricarboxylate transporter substrate binding protein, which yields MNARRRFLGQASGLAALGTLGTSGLIAPMSAWAEDKWPNRPIRLVVPYPAGGSSDIIARLISKQLGDALGQPIVVDNRPGANGNIGAAMVAQSGADNHTLLLCDVGALAISPSVYTKLTFSPDKDLKGVAMLAYSPHLLVVHPSVPVNNLKELVALSHKQTLNFAVTAIGSAPHLAGVAVQQATGAAWQYVPYKGGAQAIADTVGGTAQVLMNGMLATLPQVQAGKLKLLAVSKKTRMPLVGQVPTIAEQGVANFESGTWQGVMAPKGMPDAIVARLSSELIRIIRTPEIRAQLAGQGAEVVTMTPAETNKWFVTEEKRWAEVVKSSGVKLDA from the coding sequence ATGAACGCACGCCGTCGCTTCCTCGGTCAGGCATCCGGGCTCGCCGCCCTCGGTACGCTCGGCACGTCGGGCCTGATTGCGCCCATGTCTGCATGGGCCGAAGACAAATGGCCCAATCGCCCGATCCGCCTCGTCGTGCCCTACCCCGCCGGCGGCTCCTCCGACATCATCGCGCGCCTGATCAGCAAGCAGCTCGGCGACGCGCTGGGCCAGCCGATCGTCGTCGATAACCGCCCCGGCGCCAACGGCAACATCGGTGCCGCCATGGTCGCGCAGTCGGGCGCCGACAATCACACGCTGCTGCTCTGCGACGTGGGCGCGCTGGCCATCAGCCCGTCGGTCTACACCAAGCTGACCTTCAGCCCGGACAAGGACCTCAAGGGCGTGGCGATGCTCGCTTACTCGCCGCACCTGCTGGTGGTGCATCCGAGCGTACCCGTGAACAACCTCAAGGAACTGGTCGCGCTGTCGCACAAGCAGACGCTGAACTTCGCCGTGACGGCCATCGGCAGCGCGCCGCACCTGGCCGGCGTGGCCGTGCAGCAGGCGACCGGCGCCGCGTGGCAATACGTGCCGTACAAGGGCGGTGCGCAGGCGATTGCCGATACCGTCGGCGGTACCGCGCAGGTGCTGATGAACGGCATGCTGGCCACGCTGCCGCAGGTGCAGGCGGGCAAGCTGAAGCTGCTGGCCGTGTCCAAGAAGACGCGCATGCCGCTGGTCGGTCAGGTGCCGACGATTGCCGAGCAAGGCGTGGCGAACTTCGAATCGGGTACGTGGCAAGGCGTGATGGCGCCGAAGGGCATGCCCGACGCGATCGTCGCACGCCTGAGCAGCGAGCTCATCCGCATCATCCGCACGCCGGAGATTCGCGCGCAGCTCGCGGGCCAGGGTGCGGAAGTCGTGACGATGACGCCGGCCGAGACGAACAAGTGGTTCGTGACCGAGGAGAAGCGCTGGGCCGAGGTCGTGAAGTCGTCGGGCGTGAAGCTCGACGCGTGA
- the ggt gene encoding gamma-glutamyltransferase, whose amino-acid sequence MSDAANESKKTNNTLWRATLALAIAAALSACGTTDKSADGTGAAQTAAPATAAPQASTAGLPPAPEVSSGYRPGMSTIYGQRHMAAAANPLATEAGREILRAGGSAIDAAVAMQAVLTLVEPQATGIGGGAFIMYWDGKRVQAFDGRETAPAGATENLFMRPDGKPMEFSEGQIGGRSVGTPGVLRALELAHRQHGRLPWARLFQPAIKLAEGGFPMSPRLYTQVAADKFMGGSPEMTAYFLDAQGKAKPVGTIIKNPQLAQTLRQIARRGPNALYTGPIAQEIVTKVNGHPNPGSLSAKDLMQYKAVERKPVCTDYKQWKVCGMPPPSSGGIAIAQILGTLEALEKRDPRYALASLKPRQVNTPALMEADPLAVHAISEADRLAYADRGLYVADADFVPVDVAGLVNPSYLAERAGLIGDKSMGKAQPGVPAGTKVAFAPDPSPPRISTSQIVAVDDRGGAISMTTTIESYFGSHIMVRGFMLNNQLTDFSFTPSENGKPIANRVQPGKRPRSSMAPTLVFDRESGRLVATLGSPGGSQIIEYVSKTLVGLLDWDMDVQNAVGMANFGSRNGPTELEKGLVTPQLAEALRQRGHQVAEIEMTSGTQAIVRKTRDGKPVWAGGADPRREGVALAD is encoded by the coding sequence ATGTCCGACGCGGCAAACGAGAGCAAGAAGACGAATAACACCCTCTGGCGCGCGACGCTGGCGCTAGCCATTGCCGCCGCGCTCAGCGCCTGCGGCACGACGGACAAGTCCGCGGACGGCACCGGTGCCGCGCAGACTGCCGCCCCGGCCACGGCGGCGCCGCAGGCTTCCACCGCCGGGCTGCCCCCGGCGCCCGAGGTGTCCTCCGGTTATCGGCCGGGGATGAGCACCATCTACGGTCAGCGCCATATGGCCGCCGCCGCGAATCCGCTGGCGACGGAAGCCGGCCGCGAGATCCTGCGTGCGGGCGGGTCCGCGATCGACGCGGCCGTCGCCATGCAGGCCGTGCTGACGCTCGTCGAGCCGCAGGCCACGGGCATCGGCGGCGGGGCGTTCATCATGTACTGGGACGGCAAGCGCGTGCAGGCCTTCGACGGCCGCGAGACCGCGCCGGCCGGCGCGACGGAAAACCTGTTCATGCGTCCCGACGGCAAGCCGATGGAGTTCTCCGAAGGCCAGATCGGCGGCCGCTCGGTCGGGACGCCCGGCGTGCTGCGCGCGCTCGAACTGGCGCACCGCCAGCATGGCCGCCTGCCATGGGCCCGCCTGTTCCAGCCCGCGATCAAGCTCGCGGAGGGCGGCTTCCCGATGTCGCCGCGCCTCTACACGCAGGTCGCCGCCGACAAGTTCATGGGCGGCTCGCCGGAAATGACGGCGTACTTCCTGGACGCGCAGGGCAAGGCCAAGCCGGTCGGCACGATCATCAAGAACCCGCAGCTCGCGCAGACGCTGCGCCAGATCGCGCGCCGCGGGCCCAACGCGCTCTACACGGGCCCGATCGCGCAGGAGATCGTCACGAAGGTCAACGGTCATCCGAATCCGGGGAGCCTGTCGGCGAAGGACCTGATGCAGTACAAGGCCGTCGAACGCAAGCCGGTCTGCACGGACTACAAGCAGTGGAAGGTGTGCGGCATGCCGCCGCCGTCGTCGGGCGGCATCGCCATCGCGCAGATTCTGGGCACGCTGGAGGCGCTCGAGAAACGTGACCCGCGCTATGCGCTGGCCAGCCTCAAGCCGCGTCAGGTCAACACGCCCGCGCTGATGGAAGCGGATCCGCTCGCCGTGCACGCGATCTCGGAAGCCGATCGCCTCGCGTATGCCGACCGTGGCCTCTACGTGGCCGACGCCGACTTCGTGCCCGTCGATGTCGCCGGCCTCGTCAACCCGTCGTATCTGGCCGAACGTGCCGGGCTGATCGGCGACAAGAGCATGGGCAAGGCGCAGCCGGGCGTGCCGGCCGGCACCAAGGTCGCGTTCGCGCCGGACCCTTCGCCGCCGCGTATCTCGACGTCGCAGATCGTCGCGGTGGATGACCGCGGCGGCGCGATCTCGATGACCACGACGATCGAGTCGTATTTCGGGTCGCACATCATGGTGCGCGGCTTCATGCTCAACAATCAGCTCACGGACTTCTCGTTCACGCCGAGCGAGAACGGCAAGCCGATCGCGAACCGCGTGCAGCCGGGCAAGCGTCCGCGCTCGTCGATGGCGCCGACGCTCGTGTTCGATCGCGAAAGCGGCCGCCTCGTCGCCACGCTCGGATCGCCGGGCGGCTCGCAGATCATCGAGTACGTGTCGAAGACGCTCGTGGGCCTGCTCGACTGGGACATGGATGTGCAGAACGCCGTGGGCATGGCGAACTTCGGCAGCCGCAACGGCCCCACCGAACTCGAGAAGGGACTCGTGACGCCGCAACTGGCCGAGGCGCTGCGCCAGCGCGGCCATCAGGTGGCGGAGATCGAGATGACGAGCGGCACGCAGGCCATCGTGCGCAAGACGCGTGACGGCAAGCCCGTCTGGGCCGGCGGCGCCGACCCGCGCCGCGAAGGCGTGGCGCTCGCGGACTGA
- a CDS encoding CAP domain-containing protein — MPLAVSAAALLAACGGGGDEGGAAPQAAASTASPGMGAGTGTAAQASTAVPGAPSPATTTARACYTVTGNAAAPVTGAIGVLPARGTGVSGYRVLDDARSAGLCYANYRREQVGLPPLTARDALGTSAQNHTAYMLASQTLTHDETSGAPGFTGATANGRIQAVYPTSATAEVVATGNRWTSAAGANLSMTPKDALVVDLINAPFHRAALLGSYGSAGSGFAESVGAGSNGGTSASYYQTIDLADASKGGADNLMVAYPYDGQADVPASWVNNESPNPAPAYAGQTIGYPVTLQAIDTALAFNADTFTITDAQGRNVPCEKVDARTAGMSGAARGLAMCTPTAPLASGTRYSVTVTGTLGGQGVNLNWSFTTL; from the coding sequence TTGCCGCTCGCTGTCAGCGCGGCCGCGTTGCTCGCCGCCTGTGGTGGCGGGGGCGACGAGGGCGGTGCCGCGCCGCAGGCCGCGGCGTCCACCGCGAGTCCAGGCATGGGTGCGGGCACGGGCACGGCCGCGCAGGCGTCCACCGCCGTGCCGGGGGCCCCGTCTCCCGCCACCACGACAGCGCGCGCGTGCTACACGGTCACGGGCAACGCTGCCGCGCCGGTGACGGGCGCGATCGGCGTGCTGCCGGCGCGCGGCACGGGCGTGTCGGGCTATCGCGTGCTCGACGACGCGCGTAGCGCGGGGCTCTGCTATGCCAACTATCGCCGCGAGCAGGTGGGCCTGCCGCCGCTGACCGCGCGCGATGCGCTCGGGACCTCCGCGCAGAATCACACCGCGTACATGCTCGCCAGCCAGACGCTCACGCATGACGAGACGTCGGGGGCGCCGGGCTTCACCGGCGCGACGGCGAACGGGCGGATTCAGGCCGTGTATCCGACCAGCGCCACCGCCGAGGTGGTGGCGACGGGCAATCGCTGGACCTCGGCCGCGGGGGCCAATCTGTCGATGACGCCAAAGGATGCGCTGGTCGTCGATCTGATCAACGCGCCCTTCCACCGCGCGGCGCTGCTCGGCAGCTACGGTTCGGCAGGCAGCGGCTTCGCTGAAAGCGTCGGTGCCGGCAGCAATGGCGGTACGTCGGCGAGCTACTACCAGACCATCGACCTTGCCGATGCCAGCAAGGGTGGCGCGGACAATCTGATGGTGGCGTATCCGTACGACGGCCAGGCCGATGTGCCGGCCAGCTGGGTCAACAACGAGAGTCCCAATCCGGCGCCGGCCTACGCGGGCCAGACGATCGGCTATCCGGTCACGCTGCAGGCCATCGACACGGCGCTGGCGTTCAACGCGGACACGTTCACGATAACCGATGCGCAGGGACGCAACGTGCCTTGCGAGAAGGTCGATGCGCGAACCGCCGGCATGTCGGGCGCCGCGCGCGGACTGGCGATGTGCACGCCGACCGCACCGCTGGCCAGCGGGACGCGCTACAGCGTCACGGTGACGGGAACGCTCGGCGGACAGGGCGTCAACCTGAACTGGTCGTTCACGACGCTGTAG
- a CDS encoding LysR family transcriptional regulator, translated as MQLSRIDLNLFVVFDAIYSEGSITAAARQLNLTQPAVSHALGRLRTLFDDPLFERRGQGMAPTPLARSLSGEVRGALQSFARTLQDTPHFDPTATVRRFTIGMRDALESTLLPPLMARVTALAPHVDIAVIRFDRREMESELLAGTLDAAIDILLPVSPAIHHAAFMSDPMVVLARRDHPLVKKELTLERYLAAEHLHVSSRRRGAGLEDQALHRMGLTRRVRLRCQHYAGACRVVSTTDLLATLPLRYARIANEPYANRILSLPFAVPALELHLYWHGGGENDGANRWLREQLLAVMQSLGGTPPENPTAS; from the coding sequence ATGCAGCTATCCCGGATCGACCTCAACCTCTTCGTGGTGTTCGACGCCATCTACAGCGAGGGCAGCATCACCGCGGCCGCGCGCCAGCTCAATCTGACGCAGCCCGCGGTCAGCCATGCGCTGGGGCGGCTGCGCACGCTGTTCGACGATCCGCTGTTCGAGCGGCGGGGGCAGGGGATGGCGCCGACCCCGCTCGCGCGCTCGCTCTCGGGCGAGGTGCGCGGGGCGTTGCAGTCGTTCGCGCGGACGCTGCAGGACACGCCGCATTTCGATCCGACGGCCACGGTGCGGCGCTTCACGATCGGCATGCGCGATGCGCTGGAGTCGACGCTGCTGCCGCCGCTGATGGCGCGCGTCACGGCGCTGGCGCCGCACGTCGATATCGCGGTGATCCGCTTCGACCGGCGCGAGATGGAGTCGGAGTTGCTGGCGGGCACGCTCGACGCGGCCATCGATATCCTGCTGCCGGTGTCGCCGGCGATCCACCACGCGGCGTTCATGTCGGACCCGATGGTGGTGCTGGCGCGGCGCGACCATCCGCTGGTGAAGAAGGAACTGACGCTCGAGCGCTACCTTGCGGCCGAGCACCTGCATGTATCGTCACGGCGCCGTGGCGCGGGGCTCGAGGATCAGGCCCTGCACCGCATGGGCCTGACGCGACGCGTGCGGCTACGGTGCCAGCACTATGCGGGCGCCTGCCGCGTGGTCAGTACCACCGATCTGCTGGCCACGTTGCCGTTGCGCTATGCGCGCATTGCCAACGAGCCTTATGCGAACCGCATCCTCTCGCTACCGTTCGCCGTGCCGGCGCTCGAACTGCATCTGTACTGGCATGGCGGGGGAGAGAACGATGGGGCGAACCGGTGGCTGCGGGAACAGCTGCTCGCGGTGATGCAGTCGCTGGGCGGTACGCCGCCCGAGAACCCTACAGCGTCGTGA
- a CDS encoding acyl-CoA dehydrogenase family protein — MDFDYSPKVKQMQERLLAFFDAHIYPNEKKFYAEIQANREAGNAWIPTRVVEDLKPVAREAGLWNLFLPRSPRAPQGLSNLEYAPMCEIMGRAPWSAEVFNCSAPDTGNMETFERYASEELKDQWLEPLLRGEIRSAFLMTEPDVASSDATNIRCRIERDGDHYVINGTKWWSSGAGDPRCKVYIVMGKTNPDAPRHEQQSMIIVPADTPGITIKRFLPVFGYDDAPHGHMEIELKDVRVPAGNMLLGEGRGFEIAQGRLGPGRIHHCMRSIGVAERALELLCKRALSRVAFGREIARQGVTQERIAEARCDIEMARLLTLKAAYMMDTVGNKVAKAEIAMIKVVAPNTALRVIDWAMQVHGAAGVSNDFPLANWWAHQRTLRFADGPDEVHRNAIAKLELAKHMNVSADAVNMPVTRGG, encoded by the coding sequence ATGGATTTCGACTATTCGCCGAAGGTCAAGCAGATGCAGGAGCGCCTGCTGGCCTTCTTCGACGCGCATATCTATCCGAACGAAAAGAAGTTCTACGCCGAGATCCAGGCGAACCGCGAAGCGGGCAATGCCTGGATCCCCACGCGCGTGGTCGAGGACCTGAAGCCCGTGGCCCGCGAAGCCGGCCTGTGGAACCTGTTCCTGCCGCGCTCGCCCCGCGCGCCGCAAGGCCTTTCGAACCTCGAATACGCACCGATGTGCGAGATCATGGGGCGCGCGCCGTGGTCCGCCGAGGTGTTCAACTGCTCCGCGCCGGACACCGGCAATATGGAGACGTTCGAGCGCTATGCCTCCGAAGAACTCAAGGACCAGTGGCTCGAACCGCTGCTGCGCGGCGAGATCCGCTCGGCGTTCCTGATGACGGAGCCCGACGTCGCCTCCTCGGACGCCACGAATATCCGCTGCCGCATCGAACGCGACGGTGACCATTACGTGATCAACGGCACCAAGTGGTGGTCGTCGGGCGCCGGCGATCCGCGTTGCAAGGTCTACATCGTGATGGGCAAGACGAACCCCGACGCCCCGCGCCATGAACAACAGTCGATGATCATCGTGCCGGCCGATACCCCGGGCATCACGATCAAGCGATTCCTGCCCGTGTTCGGCTACGACGACGCCCCGCACGGCCACATGGAGATCGAGCTCAAGGACGTGCGCGTCCCCGCGGGCAACATGCTGCTCGGCGAAGGCCGCGGCTTCGAGATCGCGCAGGGCCGCCTGGGCCCGGGTCGCATCCACCACTGCATGCGCAGCATCGGCGTGGCCGAGCGCGCGCTGGAACTGTTGTGCAAGCGCGCGCTGTCGCGCGTGGCGTTCGGCAGGGAAATCGCGCGCCAGGGCGTGACGCAGGAGCGCATCGCCGAAGCACGCTGCGATATCGAGATGGCGCGGCTGCTGACGCTCAAGGCCGCATACATGATGGACACCGTCGGCAACAAGGTGGCCAAGGCCGAGATCGCGATGATCAAGGTGGTGGCGCCGAACACCGCGCTGCGCGTGATCGACTGGGCCATGCAGGTGCATGGCGCGGCCGGCGTGTCGAACGACTTCCCGCTCGCGAACTGGTGGGCGCATCAGCGCACGCTGCGCTTTGCCGACGGTCCGGACGAGGTGCATCGCAACGCGATCGCCAAGCTCGAGCTCGCCAAGCATATGAATGTCAGCGCGGACGCCGTGAACATGCCGGTGACGCGCGGCGGCTGA
- a CDS encoding glutathione binding-like protein: protein MIDVYTWATPNGHKVHIMLEECGLAYKAHPINIGAGDQFGEDFLAISPNNKIPAIVDPDGPDGQPISLFESGAILLYLASKTGKFLPEDVRGKYEALQWLMFQMGGVGPMLGQAHHFRIYAPEKIEYAVNRYTNEAKRLYGVIDKRLSQHPWLAGNSYSIADIATFPWLRSWKNQGIELEDYPHLKRWFDTIAARPAVQRGVEVLAAERRPQHDEKAREMLFGATQYQRR, encoded by the coding sequence ATGATCGACGTCTATACGTGGGCGACGCCCAACGGCCACAAGGTCCACATCATGCTCGAGGAATGCGGCCTCGCGTACAAGGCCCATCCGATCAATATCGGCGCCGGCGACCAGTTCGGCGAAGACTTCCTCGCGATCAGTCCCAACAACAAGATTCCCGCGATCGTCGATCCGGACGGTCCCGACGGCCAGCCGATCTCGCTGTTCGAGTCCGGCGCCATCCTGCTCTATCTCGCCAGCAAGACCGGCAAGTTCCTGCCCGAGGACGTGCGCGGCAAGTACGAGGCCCTGCAATGGCTGATGTTCCAGATGGGCGGCGTGGGCCCGATGCTCGGCCAGGCGCACCACTTCCGCATCTACGCGCCCGAGAAGATCGAATACGCGGTCAATCGCTATACCAACGAGGCCAAGCGTCTCTACGGCGTGATCGACAAGCGGTTGTCCCAACATCCGTGGCTTGCAGGCAACAGTTACTCGATTGCCGATATCGCAACGTTCCCGTGGCTGCGCAGCTGGAAGAACCAGGGCATCGAGCTCGAGGATTATCCCCATCTGAAGCGCTGGTTTGATACCATCGCCGCGCGGCCCGCCGTTCAGCGCGGCGTGGAGGTGCTCGCCGCCGAACGCCGCCCGCAGCATGACGAGAAGGCGCGCGAAATGCTTTTCGGCGCCACGCAGTACCAGCGCAGATAA
- a CDS encoding helix-turn-helix domain-containing protein, translating into MTGDPLKLFGRHLTWLRKQRGWSQEALSLESGLARSYLSGIERGTRNVALYNICTLADTLGVPPPEMLDFSKHTDETDSDEPRSPFDPESSPAVQATLRYMAALDDSEQDVVAAVARALAKKNARRPAEDN; encoded by the coding sequence ATGACTGGCGATCCTCTCAAGCTATTCGGCCGACATCTCACGTGGTTGCGCAAGCAACGCGGCTGGTCGCAGGAAGCGCTGTCGCTGGAAAGCGGACTGGCGCGATCATATCTGAGCGGCATCGAGCGCGGCACGCGGAACGTCGCGCTCTACAACATCTGCACGCTCGCCGATACGCTCGGCGTGCCGCCGCCGGAGATGCTCGACTTCTCGAAGCACACGGACGAAACCGACTCCGACGAACCGCGCTCGCCGTTCGATCCGGAATCGTCTCCGGCCGTGCAGGCGACGCTGCGCTATATGGCCGCGCTCGACGACTCCGAGCAGGATGTCGTGGCGGCCGTGGCGCGCGCCCTCGCCAAGAAGAACGCGCGACGCCCTGCGGAAGATAACTGA
- the ureG gene encoding urease accessory protein UreG: MTRTKKNPPLRVGVGGPVGSGKTTLLEMLCKAMRDRYDLVAITNDIYTKEDQRLLTISGALPAERIMGVETGGCPHTAIREDASINLEAVDRMLAKFPDADVVFIESGGDNLAATFSPELSDLTIYVIDVAGGEKIPRKGGPGITKSDLLVVNKTDLAPYVGANLEIMESDTRKMRGERPFVMGSVKSGQGLAEVVAFIERQGMLGV, encoded by the coding sequence ATGACCCGTACCAAGAAGAATCCTCCGCTGCGTGTTGGCGTCGGCGGCCCCGTGGGCTCCGGCAAGACCACGCTGCTCGAAATGCTCTGCAAGGCGATGCGCGACCGCTACGACCTCGTGGCGATCACCAACGACATTTATACGAAGGAAGACCAGCGCCTGCTGACGATCTCCGGCGCGTTGCCGGCCGAGCGCATCATGGGCGTGGAAACGGGCGGCTGCCCGCATACGGCGATTCGCGAGGATGCGTCGATCAACCTCGAAGCCGTCGATCGCATGCTGGCGAAATTTCCCGATGCCGACGTCGTGTTCATCGAATCGGGCGGCGACAATCTGGCCGCGACGTTCAGCCCGGAGCTGTCCGATCTGACGATCTACGTGATCGACGTGGCTGGCGGCGAGAAGATTCCGCGCAAGGGCGGCCCGGGCATTACGAAGTCCGATCTGCTCGTGGTCAACAAGACCGACCTCGCGCCGTACGTCGGCGCGAACCTGGAGATCATGGAGAGCGATACGCGCAAGATGCGCGGCGAGCGCCCGTTCGTGATGGGCAGCGTGAAGTCGGGGCAGGGCCTGGCGGAAGTCGTGGCATTCATCGAACGCCAGGGCATGCTTGGGGTTTGA
- a CDS encoding urease accessory protein UreF yields MTALPQLISLLHLASPALPIGGFSYSQGLEAAIECGIVRDADTAGRWIHDNLTHVQATCEAPVWLLLHRAWQSGDLAAVREWNDWFHATRETAELRLETEQMGWSLARLIAQMSWGDAAMRDALTAFSPICLPTAFTAACVALQIDARDGLAAYAFNWAENQVAAALKAVPLGQVAGQHILRSLHTPVTGMVEAAWQRAEANPPRLSTFSPMLGLLSARHETQYSRLFRS; encoded by the coding sequence ATGACCGCGCTGCCCCAACTCATCTCCCTGCTGCACCTCGCCTCCCCCGCGCTGCCGATCGGCGGCTTCAGCTACTCGCAGGGGCTCGAGGCCGCGATCGAATGCGGTATCGTGCGCGACGCCGACACCGCCGGCCGCTGGATCCACGACAACCTCACGCACGTGCAGGCCACGTGCGAGGCGCCGGTCTGGCTGCTGCTGCACCGCGCGTGGCAATCGGGCGACCTCGCTGCCGTGCGCGAATGGAACGACTGGTTCCACGCCACGCGCGAGACCGCCGAACTGCGGCTGGAGACCGAGCAAATGGGCTGGTCGCTCGCGCGGCTGATCGCCCAGATGTCGTGGGGCGACGCCGCCATGCGCGACGCGCTGACCGCGTTCTCGCCCATCTGCCTGCCGACGGCCTTCACGGCCGCCTGCGTGGCGCTCCAGATCGACGCGCGCGATGGGCTGGCCGCCTATGCGTTCAACTGGGCCGAAAACCAGGTCGCCGCCGCGCTCAAGGCCGTGCCGCTCGGGCAGGTGGCCGGGCAACATATCCTGCGATCGCTGCACACGCCCGTGACCGGGATGGTCGAGGCCGCATGGCAGCGCGCCGAGGCGAATCCGCCAAGGCTTTCCACGTTTTCTCCGATGCTGGGCCTGCTGTCCGCGCGGCACGAGACACAGTACTCCCGGCTGTTCCGATCCTGA
- the ureE gene encoding urease accessory protein UreE codes for MIKIDKHLPAPHGIAPVLVKRAAKLLLPFGDRSKSRLRAVLDNGGEVALFLPRGTVLRGGDLLVAEDGAFIEVQAAAESVLQVTADDALSLMRAAYHLGNRHTPVEVGRDYLRLEYDPVLADMLVRLGVTIARAELPFEPEAGAYGGGHKHGHDATFAEDYAAAQAVFHEHHGHAHDHGHDHGHGHDHEHGPGCNHDHGHGHSHRH; via the coding sequence GTGATCAAGATCGACAAACATCTGCCCGCGCCGCACGGCATTGCGCCCGTGCTGGTCAAGCGCGCGGCCAAGCTCTTGCTGCCGTTTGGCGACCGCAGCAAGAGCCGCCTGCGCGCGGTGCTCGACAACGGTGGGGAAGTGGCGCTGTTCCTGCCGCGCGGCACCGTGCTGCGCGGCGGCGACCTGCTGGTGGCCGAGGATGGCGCGTTTATCGAGGTGCAGGCCGCGGCCGAGTCCGTGCTGCAGGTGACCGCGGATGACGCGCTGAGCTTGATGCGCGCGGCCTATCACCTTGGCAACCGCCATACGCCGGTGGAGGTGGGGCGCGACTATCTGCGGCTCGAGTACGATCCGGTGCTGGCCGATATGCTGGTCCGCCTGGGCGTCACGATTGCGCGCGCGGAGTTGCCGTTCGAGCCCGAGGCCGGCGCGTATGGCGGCGGGCACAAGCATGGGCACGACGCGACGTTCGCCGAGGATTATGCGGCCGCGCAGGCCGTGTTTCACGAGCATCATGGGCATGCGCACGACCACGGGCACGACCACGGGCACGGTCACGACCACGAGCATGGCCCGGGTTGCAACCATGACCACGGGCATGGCCATTCCCATCGTCACTGA